A genomic window from Micromonospora violae includes:
- the lexA gene encoding transcriptional repressor LexA, with the protein MTEDRASRPKSPQQITEAGPPATRRRSAARSRTGQPAVRPVTPVVSAFPDPATVDLTARQRRILEFIRTWVERHGYPPSVREIGEAVGLVSPSSVAYQLKELEKKGFLRRDPNRPRAVDVRAPSEAIDDELSRAQRPTPAYVPMLGRIAAGGPILAEQAVEDIFPLPRELVGEGEVFMLQVKGDSMLDAAICDGDWVVVRQQPTADSGEIVAAMLDGEATVKTYRRRDGHVWLMPQNPAFDPIPGDDATIMGRVVAVLRRI; encoded by the coding sequence GTGACCGAGGACCGGGCCAGCCGGCCGAAGAGCCCGCAGCAGATCACCGAGGCGGGCCCGCCGGCCACCCGACGCCGCAGCGCCGCGCGCAGCCGGACGGGCCAGCCCGCCGTGCGCCCGGTCACCCCGGTGGTCAGCGCCTTCCCCGACCCGGCGACGGTCGACCTGACCGCCCGCCAGCGCCGCATCCTGGAGTTCATCCGCACCTGGGTGGAACGGCACGGCTACCCGCCGAGCGTCCGGGAGATCGGCGAGGCGGTCGGCCTGGTGTCGCCGTCCAGCGTCGCCTACCAGCTCAAGGAGCTGGAGAAGAAGGGCTTCCTGCGCCGCGACCCGAACCGGCCGCGCGCGGTGGACGTCCGCGCCCCCAGCGAGGCGATCGACGACGAGCTGTCGAGGGCACAACGACCGACCCCGGCGTACGTGCCGATGCTCGGTCGGATCGCCGCCGGTGGCCCGATCCTCGCCGAGCAGGCCGTGGAGGACATCTTCCCGCTCCCCCGCGAGCTGGTGGGCGAGGGCGAAGTCTTCATGCTCCAGGTCAAGGGCGACTCGATGCTCGACGCGGCGATCTGCGACGGCGACTGGGTGGTCGTCCGGCAGCAGCCGACCGCCGACTCCGGCGAGATCGTGGCCGCCATGCTCGACGGAGAGGCCACCGTCAAGACCTACCGGCGACGCGACGGGCACGTCTGGCTGATGCCCCAGAACCCGGCCTTCGACCCGATCCCCGGCGATGACGCCACCATCATGGGCCGGGTCGTCGCGGTGCTACGCCGGATCTGA
- the nrdR gene encoding transcriptional regulator NrdR, whose protein sequence is MRCPYCRHADSRVVDSREADDGQLIRRRRSCPECGKRFTTVEEAVLAVVKRSGVTEPFSRTKIIGGVRKACQGRPVDDDSLALLAQRVEETVRAKGAAEIPSHDVGLAILGPLRDLDEIAYLRFASVYRSFDSLADFEREIETLRAAARAREQGRADAVEAAGRTS, encoded by the coding sequence ATGCGGTGTCCGTACTGCCGGCATGCTGACTCCCGGGTGGTCGACTCGCGGGAGGCCGACGACGGCCAGCTCATCCGACGGCGGCGATCCTGCCCGGAGTGCGGCAAGCGGTTCACCACCGTCGAGGAGGCGGTCCTCGCGGTCGTCAAGCGCAGCGGGGTGACCGAGCCGTTCAGTCGCACGAAGATCATCGGTGGGGTGCGTAAGGCGTGCCAGGGCCGGCCGGTGGACGACGACTCACTCGCGCTGCTCGCGCAGCGGGTGGAGGAGACGGTCCGGGCCAAGGGGGCCGCCGAGATCCCCAGCCACGACGTGGGCCTGGCGATCCTGGGTCCGTTGCGTGACCTGGACGAGATCGCCTACCTGCGGTTCGCCAGCGTCTACCGCTCGTTCGACTCGCTCGCCGACTTCGAGCGCGAGATCGAGACATTGCGGGCCGCGGCGCGAGCCCGGGAGCAGGGCCGGGCCGATGCGGTTGAGGCCGCCGGCCGTACCAGCTGA
- a CDS encoding vitamin B12-dependent ribonucleotide reductase translates to MGDRADEGGDGVTTSRSRSKAGAGLKIDRVWTTEGVHPYDEVSWERRDVVMTNWRDGSINFEQRGVEFPESWSVNAANIVTTKYFRGAVGTPEREWSLKQLIDRVVTTYRTAGEEYGYFASPADAEVFAHELTWMLLNQVFSFNSPVWFNVGTPSPQQVSACFILAVDDSMDSILDWYKEEGLIFKGGSGSGVNLSRIRSSRELLSSGGNASGPVSFMRGADASAGTIKSGGATRRAAKMVILDVDHPDIQEFVVTKAREEDKIRALRDAGFDMDLGGSDIVSVQYQNANNSVRVSDEFMSAVENGKGFDLRGRLDGSVIDTVDAKTLFRSISQAAWECADPGLQYDDTINDWHTCPETGRITASNPCSEYLHLDNSSCNLASLNLMKFLRADGGFEVEKFVKSVEFVITAMDISICFADFPTEKIGETSRAYRQLGIGYANLGALLMATGLPYDSEQGRSVAAAITSLMTGTAYRRSAELAGVVGPYDGYARNAEPHKRVMRKHAAANDEIKPTTPVATAIVREATKQWTQGNKIGDKNGWRNAQASVLAPTGTIGFMMDCDTTGVEPDLALVKFKKLVGGGSMQIVNQTVPRALRSLGYPEEQVEAIVEHIADHGHVVDAPGLKPEHYPVFDCAMGERSIAPMGHVRMMAAIQPFVSGAISKTVNMPEAATVEDVEKIYFEGWKLGLKALAIYRDNCKVGQPLSVAKNNKATEPAAVDTAAAAPAAVEKVIEYRPVRKRLPKKRPSETVSFSVGGAEGYLTASSYPDDGLGEVFLKMSKQGSTLAGVMDAFSVAISIGLQYGVPLETFVSKFTNMRFEPAGMTDDPDVRMAASVMDYIFRRLALDFLPYERRAELGIFTASERAAQLRAEADAEAAAVTGAELTAMASSAPVETPAKPEAVAQPAQEMADVAAAKPAPSVGSSTELLEAVIGKAADAPLCFTCGTKMRPAGSCYVCEGCGSTSGCS, encoded by the coding sequence GTGGGTGACCGCGCAGACGAGGGGGGCGACGGCGTGACAACTAGCCGTTCACGAAGCAAGGCAGGCGCGGGGCTGAAGATCGATCGGGTGTGGACGACGGAGGGGGTCCACCCGTACGACGAGGTCTCCTGGGAGCGCCGTGACGTCGTGATGACGAACTGGCGCGACGGCTCGATCAACTTCGAGCAGCGTGGCGTGGAGTTCCCGGAGTCGTGGAGCGTCAACGCGGCGAACATCGTGACCACGAAGTACTTCCGGGGCGCGGTGGGGACCCCGGAGCGCGAGTGGTCGCTCAAGCAGCTGATCGACCGGGTGGTCACCACCTACCGCACCGCGGGTGAGGAGTACGGCTACTTCGCCAGCCCGGCCGACGCCGAGGTCTTCGCGCACGAGCTGACCTGGATGCTGCTGAACCAGGTGTTCAGCTTCAACTCGCCGGTCTGGTTCAACGTCGGTACGCCGTCGCCGCAGCAGGTCAGCGCCTGCTTCATCCTGGCCGTCGACGACTCGATGGACTCCATCCTCGACTGGTACAAGGAGGAGGGGCTGATCTTCAAGGGCGGCTCCGGCTCCGGGGTCAACCTGTCGCGGATCCGCTCGTCCCGGGAGCTGCTCTCCTCCGGCGGCAACGCCTCCGGCCCGGTCAGCTTCATGCGTGGCGCGGACGCCTCCGCCGGCACCATCAAGTCCGGCGGCGCGACCCGGCGGGCGGCCAAGATGGTCATCCTCGACGTGGACCACCCGGACATCCAGGAGTTCGTGGTCACCAAGGCGCGCGAGGAGGACAAGATCCGCGCGCTGCGCGACGCCGGGTTCGACATGGACCTCGGCGGCTCCGACATCGTCAGCGTGCAGTACCAGAACGCCAACAACTCGGTCCGGGTCTCCGACGAGTTCATGTCGGCGGTGGAGAACGGCAAGGGCTTCGACCTGCGCGGCCGTCTGGACGGTTCGGTGATCGACACCGTCGACGCCAAGACGCTGTTCCGCTCCATCTCCCAGGCCGCCTGGGAGTGCGCCGACCCGGGTCTGCAGTACGACGACACGATCAACGACTGGCACACCTGCCCGGAGACCGGGCGCATCACCGCGTCGAACCCGTGCTCGGAGTACCTGCACCTGGACAACTCCTCGTGCAACCTGGCCTCGCTCAACCTGATGAAGTTCCTCCGCGCCGACGGTGGCTTCGAGGTGGAGAAGTTCGTCAAGTCCGTCGAGTTCGTCATCACCGCGATGGACATCTCGATCTGCTTCGCGGACTTCCCGACCGAGAAGATCGGTGAGACGTCCCGCGCCTACCGCCAGCTCGGCATCGGGTACGCCAACCTGGGCGCCCTGCTGATGGCGACCGGCCTGCCGTACGACTCGGAGCAGGGCCGCTCGGTCGCGGCGGCGATCACCTCGCTGATGACCGGCACCGCCTACCGCCGTTCCGCCGAGCTGGCCGGCGTGGTCGGCCCGTACGACGGCTACGCCCGCAACGCCGAGCCGCACAAGCGGGTCATGCGCAAGCACGCCGCGGCCAACGACGAGATCAAGCCGACCACCCCGGTGGCCACCGCGATCGTCCGTGAGGCGACCAAGCAGTGGACCCAGGGCAACAAGATCGGTGACAAGAACGGTTGGCGCAACGCGCAGGCGAGCGTCCTCGCCCCGACCGGCACCATCGGCTTCATGATGGACTGCGACACGACCGGCGTGGAGCCGGACCTGGCGCTGGTCAAGTTCAAGAAGCTGGTCGGCGGCGGCTCGATGCAGATCGTCAACCAGACGGTTCCGCGCGCCCTGCGCAGCCTCGGCTACCCCGAGGAGCAGGTCGAGGCGATCGTCGAGCACATCGCCGACCACGGCCACGTGGTGGACGCCCCCGGCCTCAAGCCGGAGCACTACCCGGTCTTCGACTGCGCCATGGGGGAGCGGTCGATCGCTCCGATGGGCCACGTGCGGATGATGGCGGCCATCCAGCCGTTCGTCTCCGGCGCCATCTCCAAGACGGTCAACATGCCGGAGGCGGCCACCGTCGAGGACGTCGAGAAGATCTACTTCGAGGGCTGGAAGCTCGGCCTCAAGGCGCTGGCGATCTACCGGGACAACTGCAAGGTCGGCCAGCCGCTCTCGGTCGCCAAGAACAACAAGGCCACCGAGCCGGCCGCCGTCGACACCGCAGCCGCCGCGCCGGCCGCGGTGGAGAAGGTCATCGAGTACCGGCCGGTGCGCAAGCGCCTGCCGAAGAAGCGCCCGTCCGAGACGGTCAGCTTCTCCGTCGGTGGCGCCGAGGGTTACCTGACCGCGTCGTCCTACCCGGACGACGGCCTCGGTGAGGTCTTCCTGAAGATGTCCAAGCAGGGCTCGACCCTGGCCGGCGTGATGGACGCCTTCTCGGTGGCCATCAGCATCGGTCTGCAGTACGGCGTGCCGCTGGAGACGTTCGTCAGCAAGTTCACCAACATGCGCTTCGAGCCGGCCGGCATGACCGACGACCCGGACGTGCGGATGGCCGCCTCGGTGATGGACTACATCTTCCGTCGCCTGGCGCTGGACTTCCTGCCCTACGAGCGCCGCGCCGAGCTGGGCATCTTCACCGCCAGCGAGCGGGCCGCCCAGCTGCGGGCCGAGGCCGACGCGGAGGCCGCCGCCGTCACCGGTGCCGAGCTCACCGCGATGGCGTCGTCCGCACCGGTGGAGACCCCGGCAAAGCCGGAAGCTGTCGCCCAGCCGGCCCAGGAGATGGCCGACGTGGCCGCCGCCAAGCCGGCGCCGAGCGTCGGTTCCAGCACCGAACTGCTGGAGGCCGTGATCGGCAAGGCCGCCGACGCACCGCTCTGCTTCACCTGCGGTACGAAGATGCGCCCCGCCGGTAGCTGCTACGTCTGCGAGGGCTGCGGCTCCACCAGCGGCTGCAGCTGA
- a CDS encoding DUF397 domain-containing protein: METTDRMIWRKPSYSDNNGGACIEVAALGTSITVRDSKDPSGSTLRFTTGAWTSFLRTIR; encoded by the coding sequence GTGGAAACCACGGATCGCATGATCTGGCGTAAGCCGAGCTACAGCGACAACAACGGCGGTGCCTGCATCGAGGTAGCCGCCTTGGGGACGAGCATCACGGTTCGCGACAGCAAGGATCCCAGCGGCTCGACCCTCCGCTTCACGACAGGTGCGTGGACGAGTTTCCTTCGAACCATCCGCTAG
- a CDS encoding DNA-binding protein: MKRPRLYGPGELAALFNVSRQRVLQITRRPGFPEPMARLIGTTIWDADEVDEWTKHNRPPRPTEGDEDR, translated from the coding sequence GTGAAGCGACCGCGCTTGTACGGGCCGGGCGAGTTGGCCGCCCTGTTCAACGTGTCGCGGCAGCGGGTACTCCAGATCACCCGCCGACCCGGCTTCCCTGAGCCGATGGCCCGCCTGATCGGGACGACCATCTGGGACGCGGACGAGGTAGACGAGTGGACCAAGCACAACCGCCCACCACGCCCAACCGAGGGCGACGAAGACCGCTGA
- a CDS encoding DUF397 domain-containing protein — MDSQWRKSTRSGGNGACVEVRRDGQAAEVRDSKDQLGPTLRFDAAAWSTFLSELKR, encoded by the coding sequence GTGGACTCGCAGTGGCGCAAGAGCACCCGCAGTGGCGGCAACGGCGCCTGTGTCGAGGTCAGGCGTGATGGGCAAGCCGCGGAGGTCCGAGACAGCAAGGACCAACTTGGCCCGACTCTTCGGTTCGACGCTGCGGCATGGTCGACGTTTCTCTCTGAATTGAAGCGCTAG
- a CDS encoding helix-turn-helix domain-containing protein, with product MTAMESPTFVRFQLGAQLRRVREEASVTAEQAADVIEVSASTLRRIEAGRVGIKAPALNALLDRYGVTDAELRDTLLSMAKTGKQRGWWAKYGDLPSSYRQYIGLESAAEEVHNFETLVVPGLLQTEDYARALTSEDALEPSPEAVERRVAVRMQRQELIATGKLRLLAVLDEAVLHRQIGGAAVMAGQLTALLEASKRWNVTLQVIPFRAGAYASMVSSFHILNFAGGPGVVYIEGITGDLYAEGDDVRRCTVVFNSLRASALSPSDSIAMIKAIQGAGPDR from the coding sequence ATGACCGCCATGGAGAGTCCGACCTTCGTTCGCTTCCAGCTCGGCGCGCAGCTCCGCCGGGTGCGCGAAGAGGCCAGCGTCACGGCCGAACAGGCTGCTGACGTCATCGAGGTCTCGGCAAGCACCCTGCGGCGGATCGAGGCCGGACGCGTCGGTATCAAGGCACCCGCGCTCAACGCCCTGCTCGACCGTTACGGCGTCACCGATGCCGAACTGCGCGACACGCTCCTGTCGATGGCGAAGACCGGCAAGCAGCGCGGCTGGTGGGCCAAGTACGGCGACCTGCCGTCGTCGTACCGCCAGTACATCGGCCTGGAGTCGGCGGCCGAGGAGGTACACAACTTCGAGACACTGGTCGTCCCAGGGCTGCTCCAGACAGAGGACTACGCCCGAGCCTTGACCAGCGAGGACGCGCTGGAGCCCTCACCCGAGGCGGTCGAGCGTCGAGTCGCCGTCCGAATGCAACGCCAAGAGCTGATCGCGACAGGGAAGCTGCGACTGTTGGCCGTGCTCGACGAGGCGGTACTGCACCGACAAATAGGCGGAGCGGCCGTCATGGCTGGGCAACTGACCGCACTGCTCGAAGCCAGCAAGCGGTGGAACGTCACCCTTCAGGTCATCCCGTTCCGGGCGGGCGCCTACGCCTCAATGGTGTCGAGCTTCCACATCCTCAACTTCGCGGGCGGACCCGGAGTCGTCTACATCGAGGGCATCACGGGCGACCTCTACGCGGAAGGTGACGATGTGAGGCGTTGTACCGTGGTCTTCAACAGCCTGCGCGCCTCAGCCCTGTCTCCCAGCGACTCAATCGCGATGATCAAGGCCATCCAGGGTGCGGGGCCCGACAGGTAG